AATGCGTTTTTGGCCTTCATCATATTGGTTTTAGTCTAATAAAGATAATTGTAGCGTCTCTCCCGCTGCCTTTTTTTTATTACTTAATGAATGAATCATTTCTCCTGCAATAGCTTGAATTACAGGCACAGTAACTGAATTTCCTGCAACTTTACGAGTTTGAGAATACGGAATATTAATCACAAATGAGTCTGGAAAACCTTGTAAACGAAGCATTTCACGGTCAGTAAGTCTTCTTACTCCATTCACAACCAAATAATTGTAACTTCCCCCAGCTCTTAACGCACAAGAGTAAGGCAAGGCAGATATATTTCCTCCTATATTTTCGTGCCATATAGACGGAAACGGTGGATTTGCTTTTACGGCACTAAAACGCTTTTCTTTGAGTTGCTCAGACAAAAAATAACTTTGGGGGATTTCTTCGTCTATCTGTAAAATTTCAGATAATGGCTTATAGTAACCAAAAGGCTTGGGGAATTTAAAATGTATTGATTCTTTGAAACCTACAATATAAATTCTCTCGCGTTTTTGAGGTACACCAAAATCAAGTGAGTTAAATATTTTATAATAAACCGTATAACCTAAATTTTTAAGTTTTTCCAAAATAACAGCAAATGTCTGGCCATTATCGTGTGTTACAAGTCTTTTAACATTTTCAAGTAAAAAGGCTTGCGGCTTTTTGGCATCTAAAATCGCTTCTATATTAAAAAATAATGTACCTCGCGTATCCGCAAAACCTAACCCTTTACCTGCTATACTAAACGGCTGGCAAGGAAAACCCGCTAACAATATGTCGTGGTCAGGGACATCATTTGGAGCAATATCATTTATATCACCAAATGGTCTTTCTCCAAAATTCGCTTCATACATATCTTGGGCTGCTTTGTCCCATTCGGACGAGAAAACAGTTTCGCAACCGAATGCCTCAAAACCCAGCCGAATCCCACCAATTCCAGCAAAAAGGTCTATGATTTTATACGGTTCGTTCATACTTTTTACAATATTTTTTGAGTACGCAGATTTTTTTCACGGCAAAAAACAAAACACTTTATTTACGCCAACTCAGGCGCAGGGAAAGGCCGCCCGCCATCGCCATTGAGTTGGGAATAGGCATGACTTCTGGGCTCACGCGCAAGGCCAAATCATCAGAAACATTAAACCCCGCCAAATGCGCATCTACGCTCGCGTCGGCAATATTGAGCAAGTAAGTAAAAGCACTCACGATAATGAGCAAATCGCGGTTGCGGCGATAATAGTCGCGCCCCGTGCGCAATTGCGCTTCGTTGGGATAAGTGGTAGCGTATTCGTCCACAGTATTCGTATCGCCGTCGGTGCGCAGTTTGATGGCCGTTTTGAAACGCTTATAATAACGATTATTAAACCCAATGTAATAACCTAACACTGCTCCACCAGTATAAAGAATCGGGATTTTCCAGTATTTTTTGTTGTAGGCTTGTCCCAAACCTGGCAGCACTGCCGAAAGGATGGCCGCTTTTTTGGGGGAAGGAAGATTGGAGGACGTTTTGGCGGCTGGGGTGCTGTCTGCTACCGCAACCATTTGATTTGCAGCCGAATCAGGAGCAATAAGAAAATTAGTAGCTTGTAAAGAAACACTCGTGAAGAGTGCGGCGAGCAATAGCAAATATTTCATTTTGAATAACATAATAAAACCGCTTGGGCTTTGCAGTGGCGCAAAGGTAGTATTTCGCGCTCAAATTACAGGCCAAACTTGCCGCCTTTCTCCGAATTTTTATTCAATACGCTATTTCAGCACAAAAGCATTACAAATTTAAGGTTGCTTCTGTCTATTTTTGCCCCACCAAAAACAAACAGAACTTTGAGAAAATTAGCAAACGAAGAATTGGGCAGACTCAGCCCCGAAGAATTTGCGCAAGCTGGCAAAAGCCCTTGCGTGTTGGTCTTGGACAATGTGCGTAGTATGAACAATGTGGGTTCTGCTTTCCGAACCGCCGACGCTTTCGCCGTTTCCAAAATTTATTTGTGTGGCATTACGGCCACGCCACCGCACCGCGAAATTACCAAAACGGCACTTGGTGCAGACCAAACCGTAAATTGGGAACATGCCGCCGATACGCTTACACTGGTACAACAACTTAAAAATGAAGGCTTTGTAGTCATTAGCATAGAACAAGCCGAAGGCAGCACCATGCTACAAGATTTTAGCCCGAATCCTCAACAGTCCTACGCTTTTGTGTTTGGCAATGAAGTGGACGGCGTGGCGCAAGAGGTCGTAGCCGCCTCGAACCTATGTCTGGAAATTCCGCAACTCGGTACAAAGCATTCGCTGAATGTGTCCGTATCGCTGGGCATTGTAGTTTGGGATTATGTGAGCAAAGCCGTTGCCTTGCCAAGCAATTAGTTTTTAGCGTAAAAAAGGGGCGGCCTTTAGGCCGCCCCTCCACATGTTTTACTTATATCAAAATGAACATAACTCGAAGATCATTTCTGACATTAAAGTCTGGGGTCTATATCTTCACTTTCTAACGCCAACACCCCAAATACGCACTCATGTACTAACCGCAACGGTTCTTTCCTTACAAACCGTTCGAGTGCTTCTACACCTAAAGCAAATTCTCGGAGTGCCAATGATTGCTTTCGAGACAAGCCTCTATTTTTCAAGCGTTCAAGATGTTGCGCCTCGTCATATTCTGGCCCATAAATAATGCGCAAATATTCACTACCTCTACACTTAACGGCAGGTTGCAACAGTTCTTTATGGTCGTACTCAACAAAATTAAATGGCTTTACGACCATCCCCTCGCCCGATTTTTGCGTAAGCTCAAACCACCAATTCACAGCTTCCTCATAGCTTTGTTTATCGTTGAGATTGACCACCCGATAAGGTGTTTTTAATAAAATAGCGGTATCGGCTTCACAAATTTCGGCAATGTTTTCCATGTGCCATTGATGACTTTTATCCAAATGCACCTGCCCTTCAGTGGCCAAAATATGAAATGGAGCCAGTTTATAATCTTCAATCGAATGAATTGGCCAACAATAATTCTGGTAAGCTGCAATATATTTGGCAATGGCCTTTCCCTTGGTTGAAAATTTGGCCAAAGTATCTTGCGCACCCTCGGCTAAACCTCTTTGCCTAAATAATTCCAAAGCCTTTTCAACTTCGGGCAATGCTCCACTTGCAGCCGCACCCACTGCTGCATACTGGTCTTTAATGAGTGCTTGTGCTTTGGCAGACCAAGGCATAAGTTCCGCATCTAAACAAACCCAATCAGTATTAAATTTTTCCCAAAAATTAGATTTAGTTAGGCTCTGATTTATTCGTTCGATAAACTCTTTTTCCAAATCAGCATCATTAAAGAAATTTCTTCCTGTTCGAGTATAGCACACCCCAATTCCCTCATTTTGAATACCAAAGCGATTAATGGCCGTATTTTCATCTTTACAAATAACCAAAATAGCCCTTGAACCCATATGCTTTTCTTCGCATACGACAGTCCCTACACCACGTTTTTTGTAGTAGTTTAAGGCTTGTTCGGGATGCTCCAAAATACCAGCAACCTCGCTTGTAGCACATGGCGACATGGTTGGGGGCAAATAAATCAGCCACTTTGGATTAATAGCAAATCTGCTCATTACTTCAAGGGCAGCAATCGAGTTTTCTTCTTTAATCGTAATGTTATTGCGCAATCGTGCCTGAATAATACGCTTTCCGATCACATCATCTATCACCAGCAAATCATCATACAGCTGTTGCGAGTTAAGAGAAGGTTCTTCAGGCTGATATGCTATAGGTCTGATAGGTTCCTGATAAATCATTTTAGCATTCACAGACACCATTTCCTCCTCAGGATACCGCAATGCTGTTAGTTTACCGCCAAATACGCACCCAGTGTCGATGTCAATGGTATTGTTGAACCATTCGGGTGTGGGCACAGGTGTATGCCCGTAAACTATTTTTGCTTTACCTCTATATTCTTTTGCCCAATTGTAGCGAACAGGCAAGCCAAACTCATCAATTTCTCCTGTGGTTTCACCATACAAACAAAACGAACGTACCGCACCAGAACCTCGCCCTTGCATTTCTTCTCTGATTCCAGCGTGAGCAACCACCAGCCTCCCTTCATCAAAAACATAATGACTGACAAGACCATACAAAAACTGCTCTACTTTTCTTTTAAATTCGTTGGTTTCGGAAGCCAGTTGCTCTACGGTTCGCTCCAAGCCATGATTTAATTGTACTTGCTTTCCATTCAGGTACTTTTGGAGTTTAAGATCATGATTACCTGCCACACAATAAGCAGTTCCTGCATTGACCATGCTCATAACCAAGCGTAACACACTCGGCGAATCAGGACCTCTATCCACTAAATCACCCAAAAACACCGCTTTGCGGTTAGCTGGTACTACGACTTCAAAACCAAAATTTATATCGTCGGCGGCCACACGATTTACTTGGTAGCCCAAATGCGCCAAAAGTTCTATTAATTCTTCAAAACAACCATGCACATCCCCTATAATATCGAATGCACCTTTTTCATCTTTTTTATTATTATAAAGTTTTTCGCGCTGAATACTACCAACTGCGGCAATTTCCTCTTCCGAATTCAAAACATAAATATGTCTAAAACCTTCATATTTTAAACCTTTGAGAGATTTTTTGAGGTGCTGCACTTGCTTATGAATCACATAATTAGCCAAATTTCGGTCGGTTCTATTGGCGTTACGTTGCTCACATACTTTTTCGGGCAAATTCAGGACTATCGCCACGGGCAAACAATGATAGGTTTTAGCCAATTCAATCAGAGTACTACGGCCTTCTGGTTGCACATTTGTTGCGTCTATGACGGTTAGCAAGCCGCGTTTTAGACGCTTGGCGGCAATATAATGCAATACTTCAAACGCATCTTTGGTCGCTTCTTGGTTATTTTCATCGTCCGACACAAGTGCTCTACAACTGTCCGAAGATATAATCTCTGTGTTTTTAAAATATTTGTTGGCAAAACTACTTTTTCCAGAACTAGTCACACCAATCAACACAACAAGTGATAACTCGGGTATTTTAATTTCCATATTTAAAAATTGCCATTTGTGTTGGAGCTCCAACATTTTCTTCTTCTTCACCAACAGGCAGAATTTCTACCTCATAATTGTAATTATTCGCAATATTTTTTGCCCAATCAGCAAATTCTTGCCGTGTCCACTCGAAACGGTGGTCTGTGTGCCTCATATCATCCAATCCCATTTTCTCCCAAGTTACATTATATTCCTTGTTAGGGGTGGTCAGAATCACGGTTTTAGGTTTGGCAAACTCAAACAATACGCGTTCAAATGACTTTAACCTAT
This genomic stretch from Flexibacter flexilis DSM 6793 harbors:
- the dcm gene encoding DNA cytosine methyltransferase, with amino-acid sequence MNEPYKIIDLFAGIGGIRLGFEAFGCETVFSSEWDKAAQDMYEANFGERPFGDINDIAPNDVPDHDILLAGFPCQPFSIAGKGLGFADTRGTLFFNIEAILDAKKPQAFLLENVKRLVTHDNGQTFAVILEKLKNLGYTVYYKIFNSLDFGVPQKRERIYIVGFKESIHFKFPKPFGYYKPLSEILQIDEEIPQSYFLSEQLKEKRFSAVKANPPFPSIWHENIGGNISALPYSCALRAGGSYNYLVVNGVRRLTDREMLRLQGFPDSFVINIPYSQTRKVAGNSVTVPVIQAIAGEMIHSLSNKKKAAGETLQLSLLD
- a CDS encoding DUF5683 domain-containing protein; translated protein: MKYLLLLAALFTSVSLQATNFLIAPDSAANQMVAVADSTPAAKTSSNLPSPKKAAILSAVLPGLGQAYNKKYWKIPILYTGGAVLGYYIGFNNRYYKRFKTAIKLRTDGDTNTVDEYATTYPNEAQLRTGRDYYRRNRDLLIIVSAFTYLLNIADASVDAHLAGFNVSDDLALRVSPEVMPIPNSMAMAGGLSLRLSWRK
- a CDS encoding RNA methyltransferase, with translation MRKLANEELGRLSPEEFAQAGKSPCVLVLDNVRSMNNVGSAFRTADAFAVSKIYLCGITATPPHREITKTALGADQTVNWEHAADTLTLVQQLKNEGFVVISIEQAEGSTMLQDFSPNPQQSYAFVFGNEVDGVAQEVVAASNLCLEIPQLGTKHSLNVSVSLGIVVWDYVSKAVALPSN
- a CDS encoding polynucleotide kinase-phosphatase, whose product is MEIKIPELSLVVLIGVTSSGKSSFANKYFKNTEIISSDSCRALVSDDENNQEATKDAFEVLHYIAAKRLKRGLLTVIDATNVQPEGRSTLIELAKTYHCLPVAIVLNLPEKVCEQRNANRTDRNLANYVIHKQVQHLKKSLKGLKYEGFRHIYVLNSEEEIAAVGSIQREKLYNNKKDEKGAFDIIGDVHGCFEELIELLAHLGYQVNRVAADDINFGFEVVVPANRKAVFLGDLVDRGPDSPSVLRLVMSMVNAGTAYCVAGNHDLKLQKYLNGKQVQLNHGLERTVEQLASETNEFKRKVEQFLYGLVSHYVFDEGRLVVAHAGIREEMQGRGSGAVRSFCLYGETTGEIDEFGLPVRYNWAKEYRGKAKIVYGHTPVPTPEWFNNTIDIDTGCVFGGKLTALRYPEEEMVSVNAKMIYQEPIRPIAYQPEEPSLNSQQLYDDLLVIDDVIGKRIIQARLRNNITIKEENSIAALEVMSRFAINPKWLIYLPPTMSPCATSEVAGILEHPEQALNYYKKRGVGTVVCEEKHMGSRAILVICKDENTAINRFGIQNEGIGVCYTRTGRNFFNDADLEKEFIERINQSLTKSNFWEKFNTDWVCLDAELMPWSAKAQALIKDQYAAVGAAASGALPEVEKALELFRQRGLAEGAQDTLAKFSTKGKAIAKYIAAYQNYCWPIHSIEDYKLAPFHILATEGQVHLDKSHQWHMENIAEICEADTAILLKTPYRVVNLNDKQSYEEAVNWWFELTQKSGEGMVVKPFNFVEYDHKELLQPAVKCRGSEYLRIIYGPEYDEAQHLERLKNRGLSRKQSLALREFALGVEALERFVRKEPLRLVHECVFGVLALESEDIDPRL